The DNA sequence ACAGTCCCCGCCTCCCCACCCCCcctcccccaaaaaaaattgacaaaaccTGGTATATGGCGAGGAATGGTAAAATATAGCCGAAACCTGCAGCCAACAttacaaaatgaaaacaaattttCTGAATAAAACTCCAAAGCCATTACTGTTGGtagactttttcttttcttttcttttcttttttgcgcAATTTGATGACTTTTTCTTGTCGGGTTTCTTCAACCTCAGGATGCAACACCTTATTTTTCGAAAGATGCAAACAAGCTTGCATTAGATTAAATGTAGacatttaaaaatatttgataTCATTTCGAACTATTCGGAAAGAAATACAAGTACACAATCACTGATAACATACTTCAAACTGACACTGGCACTTCactatttatttaatttttccatattactatttatttttaccCATATTTCTTGGCAAAGAGGGAAAGAGCATTTTTCGGGTGCATGGTTAGTCCTGGCATAACTTCAGTATCTACGTCTTCTGCTTTCATCCCAAAAGGCAATTTCCAATCTAAATGATACAGAAGATTTGCCAGTGCAAGTTCCACTGTTGCGAGTCCTAGAGAAAATCCAGGGCAGCCTCTGCGTCCAGCTCCAAATGGGATCatttcaaaatcttgtccaCGAAAATCAATATTACTATTCAAAAATCTTTCTGGGATAAAATCATCTGGACTTTTCCAACATTCAGGATCTCTTCCAATGGCCCATGCATTAATGAAAACTAATGTTTTGTACTTAATTTCATAGCCTTCGATTGTGCATTCTTGTGTAGTTTCTCTTGGCCCTAGAAGTGGAGCTGGAGGGTATAATCTTAGAGTTTCTTTTATCACTGCTTTTAGATAAGGAAGCTCCTGAATATCTTCTTCATCTACTCTTCCTTTTTCTCCGACCAATTTTCTCACTTCTGCTTGTACTTTGTTTAGTGCAGAAGGGCTCTTCATCAGGGCTGTCATTGCCCAAATAATTGCTGCTGCAGCTGTATCCGTCCCAGCAATAAATATATCCTGTGATAAAAGGGTAAACGATAATTATTAAGGACCATATCAACTATTTTaacgcaaaaaaaaaactttcagtTTACTTGATTTATGTTCAGAAAACCATGTACCAATATGCTTGTTAAAGAagatgaaaaaagaaagaaagaagaggaaaTTCAACAGTTGATTATCTTGAAAATAGGGATATACTACCATGAGAATTGCCTTTATGTGATCCCAAGATAGGCCTATAATTGATGATTGTTCTTCTTTTAGCTGAATTAAGAGATCGAGCAAATCATCTTTCATGCTTTGTGGTCTGTTTGGATTGAGATGCTCCTGTATCAACTCTTGGTAGAATAAATCCAGCTCATTGAAATTCTTCTCAAGACGTTCAATAATCCCAGAAAATTTATCTACCCAACTGAATGAAGGAAAATAATCTGAGATGAAGAAACCCCCAATCATGGCCTGGGATTCTTGTAAAAGTTTATCGAATCGCTTTCTCTCGTGCCCTTCCTCATCGTACCTCTTTCCAAAGGCAACTCTACATATTATAGTGCTCGTCAAGGACATTATTATGGTCCTTAAATCAACTAGTTGTGATGAAGATGAGAGATTTAGTATCTTTTGAATCATGCTCGAAATTTCATCTTCACGAATGGGACGAAAAGATTGTACTCTTTTAAGGCTAAAGAGTTGGAGGACACAAATCTTCCTCATTTCCCTCCAGTAGTCACTGTAAGGTGAGAATGCAATATCCCTTCGATTGTATGATAGCTTTTGCCGCCCAACAGAAGCTGGCCGGCCGGAGAACACAAGATCATGGGTTGTCAGGGCCTGTTTTGCCATTCTTGCTGAAGAAATAACTAGTACTGGTACTGAACCAAGCTGTAATGATATGAGGGGGCCATATTTCTTGGAGAGTTGGCTTAGGAATTCATGAGCCTTTTCACTGTCGAATTGGTGCAAGTTCCCAATGAATGGGAGCCCTGGAGGACCTGGTGGTTGACGGATATTTCTGAGTTGCTTGTGCTTTTTACCTATGGATACGAGGATTGAAAAAAGGAGCAATAAGAGAAAAAGCATTGTCATCTTTAATCGAAGGATAGCAGTGAAGTGAGATAGGTTCAAGGGCTCAGTATTTAAAGGCGCTGAAAGGTAATTAGAATGTCACTAGGAGCCTGTTTGTGGAAACCAACCTGGATTCGGGTTTTTCCAATTGAATTCTACCCAATTCTGTCCAGTTGATATAATTATTACCATATTTGGTGTAAACTTATATAATTTTAGTGTAATCATGAAATTCATCAACTCGTACCCAAAATTGTAGGAGTTtatatcatatattaattagatTGAACTGGACTAGAAGTCAATTGTAGAGCCCCATTTCCAACCAACCTAAACCTATCATAACTTTATACGTACATATacttatatatacatatacatatatacatatatatatgtaaaatatatgGAGATTCTAAACCTTGAAattatatatgtaaaatatatgAAAAGCCCCATTTCCACATATTTTGTCCATTTAGGAAACAAAAGTTTATAGTTTTAGTCTAATATGTAATACATTTTGGTAGGACCACACTATAAAATGTAAATGGAATTCCTGGTCACTAAAGCACTCAGCTCAAATTAGCAAGGAATCAAACTGAGGAAAAAAACTTGTCATGAATCGTGAGACTTGAAAGTGATTTGGCTCCAGAAGAACGAGCACGCTCTTGATGCAATAGGATTCTAAATGAGACTATCAACCCAGTGAGTTAAGTCTTTAAACTTATCAAAAAATTACTTGACACCATATTCAACTCCCGTTTATGGGTGGTTTACCATTGAATAAAAACGGGTTAGCCTGATTTTTCTAGAGCTCACATAGTCCATAATCATTTACTCCTTGCTCATGATGCTAAATGAATCAATAATGAATCTCATGGAGCATCTCTGCTGTAGAATGAGTCCAAAATATGCAGCCAAAAAAAACTGGTTCCAGAAATGTTGGACAATGTCGAAGGATAAATAATGAGTTGACTTTTGTAGAGGTTGGAGCATGATTACTGTGTTTTGATTGATTGCAAGtatgaaaaaatcaaaatggttATCAGAAGATGAACAATTTTTGAGAGACAAAACTATCTGCACAGTTTGAATTACTGAGATTTGGGAGCATAATCCTATTTAATCTCCAGTGATTACAAGTGCATCATTGTGTGTTTATAGGAAAAAACACACAAATGATTCCTTATGTTTTTCCTCCATTTGATTATAAGTCTTTCACATTTAAGATGAATCATTTTGTTCTCTCGGTAATTCTTAAGGAGTTCCAACTTGGTAAAGTCCACTTTTTGTCTTAAAAAAACACTAATAGATTACGTGAATAAATATGGGGAAGAAAATTAAGCAAATAAcgtttgggtttttttttttttcatttgtttgcTCTCAAACCCATGAAGAATCCTATCCTTTTTCCCTTGAGATTTTCCCTTATTGGCCTTTCGCAAAATATGCATAAAGAGACACACAACATGTcacaaaaccaacaaataaatGAAGATGCataagaagagaagagaagaaaacttCAGGCTGTATTTATTGATGAGGCAAAAATAGGAATAGAGTGTGCAGccaaattttattttctcacATTTTGATAAAAGTCCATTTTTTGCCATAAAAATACACAAATTAATGCGCTAcacaaaaccctaattcttttCCACAAAACTCACAAACAAATAAGgataacaaagaaaaaaaaaagagtaaataaggataacaaaaaaaaagtcgataacaaagaagagaaaataaGAGAATGAGTGGATGTCGATGAGAGAAATAATTGAATAGATTGTGCAGCCATTCTTTTTTCGTCTTAAAATTACATAAGACACGATTGCACGAGGTATGCGTGGCAGGATTCAGGACCAAAAGCTTTTGGGCCGACACTTTAATTTGCACGGGAAAAACACGGCTATATAAATCTAGGTTTATCCTCATCCAACCATAAAGGGCACAAGTCAACATGACTGGACAAGCAAATTAATCAAGCTTTTAGAGCACCAATAATATGACAATATGGGAGGGAAATGGGAAACCAAGTAGAATTGTGATGTGTTGTATTGAAGCTCGGCTGGTACAAATCAAAATCTTCCACCAGTTCTTGTGACCCATTCACACAAAATCACTGTTCAACTTTGGGGGACTAACTTGTCAAGTGACTCAGTGTCACTTGCATGATTGTTCCAAATTCTCATAGAGTCACGTTTATCATTTTGATTTCATGGAACATGGTTTCCTTACTCCGATCACAAATTTCCTGTGTCAGAATGGTTATTTGTGGAGCAACGTAATAGTCATATCacatctatatctatatctatatttATGTTAAACAGCAATTAGTCATATCACATCTATATCAATATCTATATTTATGTTAAACAGAAAGTTTGTTTTCAAGATCCAGTTTAACTAGTAAAGACATTAGTTAAATTATTGTGAGATTATTGGTTCGACTTTCAAGCTGCCACTTTTCCCCTTTACTTCTTATGAGTCTTTGAGTCTTCATTGAACCTAAatcagaaaaggaaaagaagaaaaggaacaaaTAGCAAGTTTATTTTGGACTTTTAGTGATTTAGATTCTTTTCAGCAATACCCTGAACATAATATATTAAGGCTGTTTTATGACTCAAAATTTGAACGTTATTATAACACTGTTGATGGTATAGGTGTAATATggaatttgatatatatatatacatacatatatatatatatatatatatatataagtagcTATTTTAATCATAGTGTCTCTCACTCCTACATGGCATGCctaattgaagaaaattaatGAGTTATGGGGTTTGAGTTTTACCCATACTAATCCTATTTGGATTATATTATGTGTTTAAAAATTATCTGTAATTTTAATATAACTTTAGAAAACAATCTTAATAATATCTGTTTTCTACCAAATTATTATATACAATTATAGTAACAcctttttaaatcacaattattaaaatcttaCATTCCCATGAATTACTTTCTTTCACCACCAtaatcttatcttaatgatATATGTTTTCTACCAAATTATTACATAGAAGTACAGTAAAacatttttaaatcacaattattGAAATCTTACAGATCTCATAAATTACTTCCTTTTACCACTATATCATTAATTAGTATTCAAATTATTCATCatattttctcttaattttgaattaacttaGTGTAAAAAATAATTAACTATTACACTAATAGATTTATCAATATTAttgaaaattaaatatttattgatgaagaaaaatggattgctagatcatttTCTACTTAATTAATTATGAATATATAGTTCTAAGTTTatggtcattataaaaatttaaattatccaaaagaatatttataaaaaaaaaagaatatctacCAAGTTTTTGATATGGAGCACATTGTTTGATGTATACTATCATATTATAGTAAAAGTATGTAAACAAAtgtttaaaaattagtaaataattaaaaatttaaaatacattaattttttaaaattaatatgaATGAACATGTAGAAATGttgttaatttttatatttaaattatttatatttgtataaattcacaataaataaaaagaaaagaccGTGCTAAGACACGTGCAAAATTCTAGTTATTTTAGGAAGAGGGTTCGGAATATAATATAATTAGATTTGGAGTGAAGTTAC is a window from the Coffea eugenioides isolate CCC68of unplaced genomic scaffold, Ceug_1.0 ScVebR1_3418;HRSCAF=4626, whole genome shotgun sequence genome containing:
- the LOC113757912 gene encoding cytochrome P450 71A1-like — protein: MTMLFLLLLLFSILVSIGKKHKQLRNIRQPPGPPGLPFIGNLHQFDSEKAHEFLSQLSKKYGPLISLQLGSVPVLVISSARMAKQALTTHDLVFSGRPASVGRQKLSYNRRDIAFSPYSDYWREMRKICVLQLFSLKRVQSFRPIREDEISSMIQKILNLSSSSQLVDLRTIIMSLTSTIICRVAFGKRYDEEGHERKRFDKLLQESQAMIGGFFISDYFPSFSWVDKFSGIIERLEKNFNELDLFYQELIQEHLNPNRPQSMKDDLLDLLIQLKEEQSSIIGLSWDHIKAILMDIFIAGTDTAAAAIIWAMTALMKSPSALNKVQAEVRKLVGEKGRVDEEDIQELPYLKAVIKETLRLYPPAPLLGPRETTQECTIEGYEIKYKTLVFINAWAIGRDPECWKSPDDFIPERFLNSNIDFRGQDFEMIPFGAGRRGCPGFSLGLATVELALANLLYHLDWKLPFGMKAEDVDTEVMPGLTMHPKNALSLFAKKYG